In Conger conger chromosome 12, fConCon1.1, whole genome shotgun sequence, one DNA window encodes the following:
- the si:dkeyp-72a4.1 gene encoding ras/Rap GTPase-activating protein SynGAP, whose product MDSQVPFLSDMKGHPTHWISCGHPFTERTVWNPKFCIVTDCQLLLLDKEEIHPLLVQGRRAESCKVRLLRRTISVPAESQFPEYHAELSTESETPGCSTDPLHTSPAVTRAEPHGSGDGLTAPPRSPAWVRCSSTLEERKKRGAVPLRARRRADVEKAPA is encoded by the exons ACATGAAGGGCCACCCAACCCACTGGATCTCCTGTGGTCACCCGTTTACTGAGCGAACGGTATGGAACCCCAAGTTCTGCATAGTTACTGACTGTCAGCTGCTTTTACTGGACAAAGAAGAG atccaTCCCCTGCTGGTGCAGGGCCGTCGTGCTGAGTCATGTAAAGTGAGGCTGCTCCGTCGCACCATCAGCGTTCCGGCCGAGAGCCAGTTCCCAGAATACCATGCGGAACTGTCCACGGAGAGCG AAACCCCAGGGTGCAGTACTGATCCCCTCCACACGAGCCCGGCCGTCACTCGGGCCGAGCCGCACGGCAGCGGTGACGGGCTGACCGCTCCACCCCGGAGCCCGGCGTGGGTCCGCTGCAGCTCCACCCTGGAGGAGCGTAAAAAAAGGGGCGCTGTGCCTTTAAGAGCCCGGAGACGCGCGGATGTGGAAAAGGCCCCTGCGTGA